Proteins encoded within one genomic window of Vairimorpha necatrix chromosome 3, complete sequence:
- a CDS encoding oxidation resistance protein, with protein sequence MDLPELDKIPINLVLNTIPYKNSFLNKKIINKIRELIDLRYKYSRNWNLMFSTYEHGFSYKSLISSFLGKKKPFILLIKTNNTVIGIYFEEHLELALNPYGARKVKLFNEHEVISLKLNEVKIICNEEFLAFGCSEGVYSIFIKKTIREGEQNVFVKNDKKFKINYLEIWNIIE encoded by the coding sequence ATGGACCTTCCTGAATTAGACAAAATTCCTATAAATCTTGTATTAAATACAATTCCATACAAAaactcttttttaaataaaaaaataattaataaaattagagAACTTATAGATCtaagatataaatatagcCGCAATTGGAATCTGATGTTTTCAACCTATGAACATGgattttcatataaatctttaatcTCATCTTTTTTAGGTAAAAAGAAgccatttattttattaattaaaacaaataatacAGTAATAggaatatattttgaagAACATTTAGAATTGGCATTAAACCCATATGGTGCACGAAaagttaaattatttaatgaaCATGAAGTAATTTCATTAAAACTTAATGAAGTCAAAATAATCTGTAATGAAGAATTTTTAGCTTTTGGATGTAGTGAGGGCGtttatagtatttttattaaaaaaacaatcaGAGAAGGTGAACAGAatgtttttgttaaaaacgataaaaaatttaagataaattatttggAAATTTGGAATATCattgaataa